The following coding sequences are from one Natrarchaeobaculum sulfurireducens window:
- a CDS encoding PrsW family intramembrane metalloprotease gives MQRRRDPVERADEESRDLYDVSTWEPRSLLDRVAYAIYAGINYGFHGIVLLVALAITLLLLAQPTILLLEEPLLGGFFALSIVPAALLAGFIWYTDVTTSEPLGLLVATFVLAVLFATFAAVVNEVTGPYLQVIPLVGWALFFYVIVGPVEEAVKLLAVRVFAYRSDTFDSVLDGAVYGAVAGLGFAAIENTIYISGSVAQADAGFFTAATGIATVRALVGPGHVIYSAIAGYYLGLAKFNPQYAGPLVVKGLVVAAFVHATYNTTVSIVPELIATIYPVSAAFAFVSYVIFFNLLVGYYLYRKISRYRRTYRTVRDDAEDVTPELTEFDPPQR, from the coding sequence ATGCAGCGTAGGCGAGACCCGGTCGAACGAGCCGACGAGGAATCTCGAGACCTCTACGACGTCTCGACGTGGGAGCCGCGATCGCTGCTCGACCGGGTCGCCTACGCTATCTACGCCGGGATCAACTACGGATTTCACGGGATCGTCCTGTTGGTTGCACTGGCGATTACGCTGCTCTTGCTCGCCCAGCCGACGATCCTCTTGCTCGAGGAGCCGCTGCTCGGTGGATTTTTCGCGCTGTCGATCGTCCCTGCGGCGTTGCTCGCCGGGTTCATCTGGTATACGGACGTTACGACCAGCGAACCGCTCGGGCTGCTCGTGGCGACGTTCGTCCTCGCGGTGCTCTTTGCGACGTTTGCAGCCGTCGTCAACGAGGTCACGGGACCGTATCTGCAGGTCATCCCGCTGGTCGGCTGGGCGCTGTTTTTCTACGTGATCGTCGGACCGGTCGAGGAGGCCGTCAAACTCCTGGCTGTCCGGGTGTTCGCCTACCGGAGCGACACGTTCGACTCGGTGCTCGACGGGGCGGTCTACGGTGCCGTCGCCGGGCTGGGATTCGCCGCGATCGAGAACACGATCTACATCAGTGGGAGCGTCGCCCAGGCCGACGCTGGTTTCTTCACCGCGGCGACGGGGATCGCGACGGTTCGGGCACTCGTCGGTCCAGGCCACGTCATTTACTCGGCTATCGCGGGATATTACCTCGGCCTCGCGAAGTTCAACCCGCAGTACGCTGGCCCGCTCGTCGTGAAGGGGCTGGTCGTCGCCGCGTTCGTCCACGCCACGTACAACACCACGGTCAGCATCGTCCCCGAACTGATCGCGACGATCTATCCGGTGTCGGCCGCGTTCGCGTTCGTCAGCTACGTGATCTTCTTCAACCTCCTCGTCGGCTACTACCTCTACCGGAAGATCTCCCGCTACCGTCGTACCTACCGCACCGTTAGAGACGACGCCGAGGACGTGACTCCGGAACTGACCGAGTTCGATCCGCCACAGCGCTGA
- a CDS encoding DUF402 domain-containing protein, protein MTRVRVRGIYATAVTQLLSDAGLEVVQASEPIRDRFDDDAFTIAPADVSVWTSRDRQGLEVSGDPDAVESVVDELATLAIDTFHWRGEIARGAIYDAEVLEAAGGSGAVVDLGEGRRGYLRYDDVDGYVDSGDRYRVRIAEPTPPWDDDRPLVEPGLEVEGGLCTLSRDRTGVSAAMGGPAAEELVGMTDLLSVEIPDGWGVRWQHAAADADLEAMRTALERAVSRVEHLEEDLADAPDDPDTPGQLLGQRRTDWYWFGRESRLTLDDARREVETTMAGHHRIKAADRSASAAVDFAEAVCDSPGEAEFPFAAVSRQFGPVDGDRLEIGHGKPDGRYISLGTGEVTAWDHDGSITLERSMHAGGSYDALGTPKEAGDVAVTRFREGRWWYPTTYKTANGESKGTYVNVCTPVELFPDCVRYVDLYIDVIRRPDGSVDIVDADELEAAVDDGLLTEALAEKARSVAKAVERALST, encoded by the coding sequence ATGACGAGGGTACGCGTTCGGGGCATCTACGCGACGGCGGTGACGCAGCTGTTGAGCGACGCTGGACTCGAGGTCGTCCAGGCCTCGGAACCGATCCGTGACCGGTTCGACGACGACGCGTTCACGATCGCGCCAGCAGACGTCTCGGTCTGGACGAGCCGGGACCGACAGGGGCTCGAGGTCTCCGGCGATCCCGACGCCGTCGAGTCGGTCGTCGACGAGCTCGCAACGCTCGCGATCGACACCTTCCACTGGCGCGGCGAGATCGCCCGCGGGGCCATCTACGACGCCGAAGTGCTCGAGGCCGCCGGCGGCAGCGGGGCGGTCGTCGACCTCGGCGAGGGCCGCCGGGGCTATCTGCGCTACGACGACGTCGACGGCTACGTCGATTCGGGCGATCGCTATCGCGTCCGGATCGCCGAGCCGACACCCCCCTGGGACGACGACCGACCGCTCGTCGAGCCCGGGCTCGAGGTCGAAGGCGGGCTCTGTACGCTCTCGCGGGACCGAACCGGCGTCTCGGCCGCGATGGGGGGCCCCGCAGCGGAAGAACTGGTCGGGATGACCGACCTGCTGTCGGTCGAGATCCCCGACGGCTGGGGCGTCCGCTGGCAGCACGCCGCCGCTGACGCCGATCTCGAGGCCATGCGGACCGCCCTCGAGCGCGCCGTCAGCCGGGTCGAACACCTCGAGGAGGACCTCGCCGACGCGCCGGACGACCCTGACACCCCCGGACAACTCCTCGGCCAGCGACGAACCGACTGGTACTGGTTCGGCCGCGAGTCAAGACTCACACTGGACGACGCCCGGCGAGAAGTCGAGACGACGATGGCCGGCCACCATCGGATCAAAGCCGCCGACCGGTCGGCCAGCGCCGCAGTCGACTTCGCCGAAGCCGTCTGTGATAGCCCCGGCGAGGCCGAGTTCCCGTTCGCCGCCGTCTCCCGGCAGTTCGGTCCCGTAGACGGCGACCGCCTCGAGATCGGCCACGGCAAGCCCGACGGCCGATACATCTCACTCGGCACCGGCGAGGTCACGGCGTGGGACCACGACGGCTCGATCACGCTCGAGCGCTCGATGCACGCTGGCGGCAGCTACGACGCCCTCGGAACACCCAAAGAAGCCGGCGACGTGGCCGTCACCAGGTTCCGTGAGGGGCGGTGGTGGTATCCGACGACGTACAAAACCGCCAACGGCGAGTCGAAAGGGACCTACGTCAACGTCTGCACGCCCGTCGAACTCTTCCCCGACTGCGTCCGCTACGTCGATCTCTACATCGACGTGATCCGCCGACCCGACGGATCGGTCGACATCGTCGACGCGGACGAACTCGAGGCCGCCGTCGACGACGGACTGCTCACGGAAGCGCTGGCCGAAAAGGCACGAAGCGTCGCCAAAGCGGTCGAACGGGCACTCTCGACGTAA
- a CDS encoding riboflavin synthase, translating to MFTGIVEETGEIVAREQTEEGLRLRIGADEVATGLEHGQSISVSGACLTVERYAEREAQSASEKPSGDGPREEREARNASEEASGDEYRESWFEVFLASETVERTYLGDLEVGETVNVERAMPANGRFDGHVVQGHVDAVATVRDVESVGDDWFFEFTLPEGYDRYVVEKGSITLDGISLTVADVAHEAGTVTVAIIPTTYDLTTLSEKDVGDPVHLEVDVLAKYVERLLESRFD from the coding sequence ATGTTCACGGGAATCGTCGAGGAGACCGGCGAGATCGTCGCTCGAGAGCAGACCGAGGAGGGGCTCCGGCTCCGAATCGGGGCCGACGAGGTCGCCACGGGACTCGAGCACGGCCAGAGCATCAGCGTCAGTGGAGCCTGTCTCACGGTCGAGCGGTACGCGGAGCGCGAGGCACAAAGCGCCTCGGAAAAACCAAGCGGTGATGGGCCGCGAGAGGAACGCGAGGCGCGTAATGCCTCCGAAGAGGCGAGCGGTGACGAATATCGGGAGTCGTGGTTCGAGGTCTTCCTCGCGAGTGAGACCGTCGAGCGGACCTATCTGGGTGACCTCGAAGTTGGCGAGACGGTCAACGTAGAGCGTGCGATGCCCGCCAATGGCCGGTTCGACGGTCACGTGGTCCAGGGCCACGTCGATGCGGTGGCGACGGTTCGCGACGTCGAGTCGGTCGGCGACGACTGGTTCTTCGAGTTCACCCTTCCCGAGGGCTACGACCGCTACGTCGTCGAGAAGGGCTCGATCACGCTCGACGGGATCAGCCTCACCGTCGCGGACGTCGCTCACGAGGCGGGAACCGTCACCGTCGCCATCATCCCCACGACGTACGACCTCACGACGCTCTCCGAGAAAGACGTCGGCGACCCCGTTCACCTCGAGGTCGACGTCCTCGCGAAGTACGTCGAACGGCTGCTCGAGTCGCGATTCGACTGA